A window from Opitutia bacterium ISCC 52 encodes these proteins:
- a CDS encoding DUF1501 domain-containing protein → MDPILEAQLRMNRRHFFSKTATGLGSMALGSLLNPSLFASDPAQQFPNFTPKAKRVIYLFQSGAPSQMDLFDWKPEMRKMYDTDLPDSIRQGQRLTGMTVGQKRFPVAPTIFDFKQHGQSGAWVSELMPKVARIADKLCFIKSMHTEAINHDPAITFFQTGSQIAGRPSIGAWLSYGLGSMNKDLPNFVSMISTGTGRPGGQPLYDRLWGSGFLPTTHQGVKFRGIGDPVLYLKNPQGIDHSTRRRMLDDLNAINQRKYEEAGDPEIATRISQYELAYRMQTSIPNLTDTSDEPDSTFEAYGPESRKRGTYASNCIMARRLIERDVRFVQLFHMGWDQHKTLPNQIKGQCYDTDQATAALIEDLEQRGLLEDTLIVWGGEFGRTIYSQGTLTETNYGRDHHPRCFTIFLTGAGIKPGMTYGATDEYCYNITEDPVHVHDLHATILHILGIDHKRLTYKFQGRHYRLTDVHGKLVKGILA, encoded by the coding sequence ATGGATCCCATTTTAGAAGCACAACTCCGCATGAACCGGCGTCATTTCTTTAGCAAGACGGCGACTGGCCTCGGATCCATGGCATTGGGCAGCCTGCTCAATCCTAGCCTGTTTGCCTCTGATCCCGCACAACAGTTTCCCAACTTCACACCCAAAGCCAAACGGGTCATCTATCTCTTTCAATCCGGCGCTCCTTCTCAGATGGATCTCTTCGATTGGAAACCGGAGATGCGAAAGATGTACGATACGGACTTGCCAGACTCGATTCGGCAAGGTCAACGGCTGACAGGAATGACGGTTGGCCAAAAGCGCTTCCCAGTGGCACCCACCATTTTCGATTTTAAACAACACGGCCAGAGCGGAGCTTGGGTAAGTGAATTAATGCCCAAAGTGGCGAGGATTGCCGACAAGTTGTGTTTCATCAAATCCATGCACACGGAAGCGATCAACCACGACCCTGCCATCACCTTTTTCCAAACAGGTTCCCAGATTGCAGGTCGTCCCAGTATCGGTGCGTGGCTTTCCTATGGTCTGGGTAGTATGAATAAAGACCTTCCGAATTTTGTATCCATGATATCCACCGGTACCGGCCGTCCCGGAGGCCAACCGCTCTATGACAGGCTCTGGGGTAGTGGATTTCTCCCTACAACTCACCAAGGTGTAAAATTTCGCGGCATTGGTGACCCCGTATTGTATTTAAAAAATCCTCAAGGGATCGACCATAGCACCCGTCGACGTATGCTCGATGACCTCAACGCGATTAATCAGCGCAAGTATGAAGAAGCTGGCGATCCCGAGATTGCTACTCGGATTTCCCAATACGAATTGGCTTACCGTATGCAAACATCCATCCCGAACCTCACGGACACTTCGGATGAACCGGATTCTACTTTCGAAGCCTATGGACCTGAGTCGCGCAAGCGTGGCACCTACGCCAGCAATTGCATCATGGCTCGTCGCTTGATCGAACGCGATGTCCGCTTCGTGCAACTGTTCCACATGGGTTGGGATCAGCATAAAACGCTGCCTAATCAAATTAAAGGCCAGTGCTACGATACAGACCAGGCCACCGCAGCACTCATCGAAGATCTCGAACAACGTGGTTTATTGGAGGACACGCTCATTGTATGGGGAGGCGAATTTGGTCGAACCATCTATAGCCAAGGCACTTTAACAGAAACGAACTATGGTCGCGATCACCACCCTCGGTGTTTTACTATTTTCCTAACGGGGGCTGGCATCAAACCCGGCATGACTTATGGCGCAACGGATGAGTATTGCTACAACATCACCGAGGATCCCGTTCATGTTCACGACCTGCACGCGACCATCCTGCACATATTGGGAATCGATCATAAGCGCCTCACCTACAAATTCCAGGGACGCCACTACCGATTGACCGACGTGCATGGCAAGTTGGTTAAGGGGATTTTGGCGTAG
- a CDS encoding DUF1553 domain-containing protein: MPSLPFRKPIYCFCLLWLGAVLLIESTAWSSEPTLDFNQDIRPILSDKCYRCHGPDANNQESDFRLNSREEAVADLGGYAGIVPGDAETSEIHFRIWEDVVDEERMPPPDSRLSLADEEKRILDQWINEGAHYDQHWSFKPIEKPKSPHLGKTNQLWATNDIDHFIAARLDQEELTPSKRASKETLIRRVTLDLTGLPPTTEEVDQFLKDKSPNAFEKVVDRLLASPRYGERMALVWLDASRYADSGGYQNDILRSQWPWRDWVIQAYNENMPFDQFTIEQLAGDMLPNPTKDQILATAFNRNHRINNEGGIVPEEFLVEYVADRVETTSTVWLGLTMGCARCHDHKYDPLSQEDFFELFAFFNNIDENGKDGNIAPRPNMTVYTTGREEEHKALQSDLEFSNQKLNSLPKDRADFFSAWIEKQEVASGSLIAQLVKLPTPSHHYPLDTIDEATTPNVHNPKTKGQLSGRGARNRPTLVEETTYDRGLQFGTTNYVWVKDPYEGGFQSDVPQSWMVQLTTPKIFSGSEGPILALVEDGTEKGYRLILEATGLKANFRVSFRLILDSNQDLGIEVVSDPIIIPGSTIRLGVTWDGSGKGSGIRLYVNGEAVVTNVIQENLPNHYETPQILLIGARAEQDAKDGLRDATLNRGIIDDVQIYPVQLSEAEMGFISKTNPRSQLLAQNSNASKAVLQAAWLKEDPEGQRLRNQIAKQERALATFEKTHVAAVSIMEEMPEPRDTYLLDRGAYDHPNEDRKLFPATPDVLPSMDTSLPRNRLGLAQWIIDPNNPLTARVTVNRYWQTYFGTGLVKTPEDFGSQGESPSHPGLLDYLAATFIASGWDVKAMQKLIVMSSTYQQSSHVTPDLIEIDPDNRLLARGPRFRLNGQFLRDQALAVSGLLAPQIGGPPVMPYQPEGLWDEVSAKGYKYIVGEGDDLYRRSLYTFWRRTVPPPSMMNFDNSAREICSVKSNRTNTPLQALNLLNDPQFVEAARGLAERMIKDGGETVEHQITFGHRLLLARPPDEEVLSILTRGHEDYLTTFQAHPERANKLANVGASGFDISIDPVQLAAMTTIANILLNLDETLTKE; the protein is encoded by the coding sequence TTGCCTTCACTACCCTTCAGAAAACCGATTTATTGTTTCTGCCTATTATGGTTGGGAGCCGTTTTACTTATTGAATCAACTGCGTGGTCGTCTGAACCAACGCTTGATTTCAACCAGGACATTCGCCCTATCCTCTCCGATAAGTGTTATCGCTGTCACGGTCCCGATGCCAACAATCAAGAATCGGACTTTCGATTAAACTCACGAGAAGAAGCTGTCGCTGATTTAGGGGGCTACGCTGGCATCGTTCCCGGAGACGCAGAAACCAGTGAAATTCACTTTCGCATCTGGGAGGATGTGGTCGATGAGGAACGCATGCCCCCTCCCGATTCACGGCTAAGCCTGGCAGACGAAGAGAAACGCATTCTCGATCAGTGGATCAACGAAGGGGCTCACTACGACCAACATTGGTCCTTTAAGCCTATTGAAAAACCGAAGTCGCCACATCTCGGTAAAACGAATCAGTTATGGGCTACTAATGATATCGATCATTTCATTGCGGCTCGACTTGATCAGGAAGAGTTAACCCCCTCAAAAAGGGCCTCGAAAGAAACCCTCATCCGCAGAGTGACCCTGGACCTCACAGGACTTCCTCCAACAACCGAAGAGGTAGATCAGTTTCTGAAAGATAAGAGTCCGAATGCCTTTGAGAAGGTAGTCGACCGACTACTCGCATCGCCTCGCTACGGTGAGCGTATGGCTCTGGTCTGGTTGGACGCTTCGCGTTATGCAGATTCCGGTGGCTATCAGAATGATATACTGAGAAGCCAATGGCCGTGGCGCGACTGGGTCATCCAAGCTTACAATGAGAACATGCCCTTCGATCAATTCACGATCGAACAACTGGCTGGGGATATGTTGCCCAATCCGACCAAAGACCAAATACTTGCCACGGCGTTTAACCGAAATCACAGGATCAACAACGAAGGCGGCATCGTCCCCGAAGAGTTTCTCGTCGAATATGTAGCTGACCGGGTTGAAACCACATCGACGGTATGGCTCGGCCTCACCATGGGCTGTGCGCGCTGTCACGACCACAAATACGATCCGCTTAGCCAAGAGGACTTCTTCGAGCTCTTCGCTTTTTTCAATAACATAGACGAAAATGGCAAAGATGGGAATATCGCGCCCCGCCCCAACATGACCGTCTATACAACCGGCAGGGAAGAGGAGCACAAAGCACTTCAAAGCGATCTCGAATTTTCAAATCAGAAACTAAACTCTCTTCCTAAAGACCGAGCAGACTTCTTCTCTGCATGGATTGAAAAACAGGAGGTAGCCAGTGGAAGCCTCATCGCTCAATTGGTCAAATTACCAACACCATCCCACCACTACCCCTTAGACACCATCGACGAGGCGACTACGCCCAATGTCCACAACCCAAAGACCAAAGGGCAACTAAGTGGTCGTGGTGCCAGAAACCGCCCTACCCTGGTTGAAGAAACGACTTACGATCGCGGCCTCCAATTTGGAACGACCAATTACGTTTGGGTTAAAGATCCCTATGAAGGTGGATTCCAATCCGATGTTCCGCAGTCATGGATGGTCCAACTAACCACTCCTAAAATCTTTTCTGGTTCAGAAGGCCCTATCCTGGCATTAGTAGAAGATGGAACAGAAAAAGGTTACCGACTGATCTTGGAGGCGACCGGACTGAAAGCCAATTTCCGCGTATCCTTTAGGCTGATACTCGACAGTAATCAGGATCTTGGCATTGAGGTCGTATCTGATCCTATCATCATCCCAGGCTCTACCATAAGGTTAGGCGTCACATGGGATGGTAGTGGCAAGGGATCGGGCATCCGACTCTACGTGAATGGAGAAGCAGTAGTTACAAATGTAATACAAGAAAATCTACCGAATCACTATGAGACACCCCAGATCCTTTTAATCGGAGCCAGAGCAGAGCAGGACGCAAAAGACGGTCTGCGTGATGCGACCCTCAATAGAGGTATCATCGATGATGTGCAAATTTACCCTGTCCAACTCAGCGAAGCTGAGATGGGATTCATTTCAAAAACAAATCCCAGAAGCCAATTACTGGCCCAAAACAGCAACGCTTCGAAAGCCGTACTCCAAGCGGCTTGGCTAAAAGAAGATCCAGAAGGCCAGCGCCTTAGAAATCAAATTGCAAAGCAGGAAAGAGCCCTGGCTACTTTTGAAAAGACTCACGTAGCAGCCGTTAGCATCATGGAAGAAATGCCGGAGCCACGAGACACTTACCTACTCGATCGCGGCGCCTACGATCATCCCAACGAGGATAGAAAACTATTTCCTGCTACACCAGATGTGTTGCCCTCAATGGATACGTCCCTACCGAGGAACCGGCTCGGGCTCGCTCAGTGGATAATCGATCCAAATAATCCGCTAACGGCCCGGGTAACCGTAAACCGCTATTGGCAAACTTACTTTGGCACCGGGTTGGTAAAAACACCGGAGGACTTTGGATCACAGGGAGAATCACCCAGTCATCCAGGACTTCTGGACTATTTGGCAGCCACCTTCATTGCAAGCGGTTGGGATGTGAAAGCCATGCAGAAGCTCATCGTCATGAGTTCTACCTATCAACAATCTTCCCATGTCACTCCTGATTTAATCGAAATCGATCCCGACAATCGATTGCTTGCCCGAGGCCCACGATTCCGCCTCAACGGACAATTCTTAAGAGACCAAGCACTGGCAGTATCCGGCCTTTTGGCTCCGCAAATAGGTGGCCCACCCGTCATGCCCTATCAACCCGAAGGCCTTTGGGACGAAGTAAGCGCGAAGGGTTATAAATACATCGTGGGCGAAGGAGATGACCTGTACCGAAGGAGTCTATACACCTTCTGGCGAAGAACGGTCCCTCCTCCATCGATGATGAATTTCGATAACTCCGCCCGTGAAATTTGTTCGGTCAAATCGAATCGCACCAACACTCCCCTTCAGGCGCTTAACCTATTGAATGATCCGCAGTTCGTGGAAGCAGCTCGTGGACTGGCAGAACGCATGATCAAAGACGGAGGAGAGACGGTTGAACATCAAATCACATTCGGACACCGTTTACTGCTTGCCAGACCCCCTGACGAAGAGGTGCTCAGCATACTCACTCGGGGCCACGAGGATTACTTAACTACTTTCCAAGCACACCCAGAACGAGCCAACAAACTCGCAAACGTCGGAGCCTCAGGGTTTGATATCTCCATCGACCCTGTTCAATTGGCTGCGATGACTACTATCGCGAATATCCTACTGAACTTGGATGAAACCCTGACGAAAGAGTAA
- a CDS encoding ThuA domain-containing protein: protein MNKVKWISLAVLCTISLLSNACGQKESWEERAAARLKPLTDDQKRQITRAIPKETTAQPQKARKILVFWRSEEWIHISIPSGNFALKEMGRVSSAFTVDLAEDYEVFTAENLSQYDAIVFNNTTHLKLPSDSHRAAIKDFIESGKGIAGIHAATDNFYEWKEGADIMGGQFCGHPWTADGTYAFKLDDPEHTLNEAFHGRGFWHKDEIYQYDPDTYQGEENLRILVSLDMSKPATSERLFDEKYTKHNAKFKPGMREVPVSWVSTHGKGRLFNTNFGHNESTYTKPVMMRHLLDGIQYALGDLEADATPTADTKNFIPALAPNL from the coding sequence ATGAATAAAGTAAAATGGATCTCACTGGCAGTGCTTTGCACAATCTCCCTTTTGTCAAATGCCTGTGGACAAAAGGAAAGCTGGGAAGAACGCGCCGCAGCTCGCTTGAAGCCTCTGACAGACGACCAAAAACGCCAGATCACACGAGCCATTCCTAAGGAAACGACCGCCCAGCCTCAGAAAGCACGCAAGATTTTGGTGTTTTGGAGGAGCGAAGAATGGATTCATATTTCCATTCCCAGTGGCAATTTTGCCCTAAAGGAAATGGGCCGCGTATCCAGCGCGTTTACGGTCGACCTAGCAGAAGATTACGAGGTCTTCACTGCAGAGAACCTAAGCCAATACGACGCTATTGTTTTCAACAACACCACCCATCTTAAATTGCCTTCTGACAGTCATCGAGCTGCGATCAAGGACTTTATCGAAAGTGGAAAGGGCATCGCAGGTATCCATGCGGCCACCGACAATTTCTACGAATGGAAAGAAGGCGCTGACATCATGGGCGGACAATTTTGTGGTCACCCGTGGACAGCCGATGGCACCTACGCATTCAAACTCGATGATCCAGAGCACACGCTCAACGAGGCCTTCCATGGTCGTGGATTTTGGCACAAAGATGAAATTTACCAATACGATCCGGATACTTACCAAGGAGAAGAAAATCTTCGAATCCTTGTCAGCCTAGATATGAGCAAACCTGCTACATCCGAACGTCTATTCGATGAGAAATATACCAAGCACAATGCGAAGTTCAAACCCGGAATGCGCGAAGTCCCCGTTTCATGGGTTAGCACTCACGGGAAAGGTCGTCTTTTCAACACCAATTTCGGCCACAACGAATCGACCTACACCAAACCAGTCATGATGCGCCATTTGCTGGATGGTATTCAGTACGCCCTAGGTGATCTCGAAGCCGATGCCACACCAACAGCGGATACGAAAAACTTTATCCCTGCTTTGGCCCCGAATTTGTAA
- a CDS encoding alpha/beta hydrolase: protein MLRIFYLCLITLSISALSTFAKDDSYALKENVSYYTDSHSDAYLQERCKLDLYYPKNKKDYATVVWFHGGGLKNGNKKIADRLKNQGIAVAAVNYRLFPKAKAPAYLEDTAASVAWVFQHIESLGGDPDKIFISGSSAGGYLTAMVGLDKRWLAAHDIDADRIAGLIPLAGQMFTHFTIREERGIGKHQVLVDDLAPISHIRNDGPPILFVTGDRAMEMIARWEENAYMYRMMLEVGHPDVGLLELQGYGHAPGEPFYPLLLKEMNRVLKTYP from the coding sequence ATGCTCCGAATCTTCTACCTCTGCCTTATCACCCTTAGTATCTCGGCTCTATCTACATTCGCTAAGGACGACTCCTACGCGCTTAAAGAGAATGTGTCTTACTACACCGATTCTCATTCGGACGCTTATCTTCAAGAACGTTGTAAGCTCGATCTATATTATCCCAAAAATAAAAAGGATTACGCGACCGTCGTTTGGTTTCATGGCGGAGGATTAAAAAACGGAAACAAGAAAATCGCCGACCGCTTGAAAAACCAGGGCATTGCGGTCGCTGCCGTCAACTACCGATTGTTTCCAAAAGCCAAGGCTCCAGCCTACCTGGAAGATACAGCGGCCTCCGTTGCCTGGGTTTTTCAGCATATCGAATCTTTAGGAGGTGATCCCGATAAGATCTTTATTTCCGGAAGCTCAGCTGGTGGCTACCTGACAGCCATGGTAGGTTTGGATAAGCGGTGGCTTGCGGCTCATGATATTGATGCTGATCGGATTGCAGGCCTTATCCCGTTAGCCGGCCAGATGTTTACGCATTTCACCATTCGAGAAGAGCGAGGCATCGGAAAACACCAAGTCCTAGTCGATGACTTGGCTCCCATCTCTCATATACGAAACGACGGTCCGCCGATCTTGTTTGTAACCGGTGATAGGGCGATGGAGATGATCGCGCGATGGGAAGAGAATGCCTACATGTATCGCATGATGCTTGAAGTGGGTCATCCCGACGTGGGACTGCTCGAACTTCAGGGCTACGGTCACGCTCCTGGAGAACCGTTTTATCCATTGCTGCTGAAGGAAATGAATCGCGTGCTGAAGACATATCCCTAG